Proteins from one Deinococcus actinosclerus genomic window:
- a CDS encoding DNA-directed RNA polymerase subunit beta' — translation MKDFNKVRIAIASPEKIREWSFGEVEKPETINYRTLKPEREGLFDERIFGPQKDYECACGKYKRQRYEGKVCERCGVEVTSSKVRRYRMGHIDLATPAAHIWYVKDTPSKIGTLLDLSAGQLEKVLYFSSFLVTDPRNAQKDGRPLKRGELLSDDEYRELRFGRQETYSIPNGTDAEIRDGEYVTRGQILGGNVVSKMDGLAQYRFPRRAIIAYSEEVEATLPVPAEALVEQDTFRAGEILAELESDVTITAPIDGTVVLHEMGEDSVMVELREGVDEEGTPSGEVLARVYIPHGMNVQVVHGEIIEAGATLADAASGTRLRVSRDSRLSGVTFPKKKGDVQVTAHWTRRAEYPINPTMHVLIGDGSEVKKGQKVVGAIDKEEEIVADADGTITLHNPASIIVSKAKVYAYNDEPLVVNGDRVEPGDELADGGDLRSEISGRIEIDLVRKQVRVIESYDFDAKMGAEAVKELLDDLNLDELEVELNEMMKDSSRHKRAKARKRLEVTRAFKRSGNHPSWMILNTVPVMPPDLRPMVQVDGGRFATSDLNDLYRRLINRNNRLKKLMSQGAPDMIIRNEKRMLQEAVDALIDNGRRGSPVTNPGSDRSLRSLTDLLGGKQGRFRQNLLGKRVDYSGRSVIVVGPQLKLHQCGVPKRMALELFKPFLFKVLEEKGEVTNIKQARKMLERYRDTRDSVWDALEEVIEDKVVLLNRAPTLHRLGIQAFEPVLVEGQSIQLHPLVCEAFNADFDGDQMAIHVPLSAQAQAEARIQMLSAHNLLSPANGEPNVKPSRDIILGIFTLTLLRKDNLGAGSEFADEQAALAALEGGKVALNSPIVVAGQETSPGRLKYIFSNPDEAVMAVERGEIDHQDYVRIRLNGVTYDTSAGRVMFRRIVQEALGMQAHLVDTLVNLETAYEKDHLKDMVMACFKHLGIEATAGLLDGLKDAGFKLSTTSGITIGIDDIVIPPAKTEILAEADAKVAEIEQNFEFGFMTEEERYKQVVQLWNDTKDEVKNAMFDNFGKNYPFNPLWIMSLSGARGNAQQITQLAGMRGLMARPDGSTIEVPIRASFREGLSVLEYFISTHGARKGGADTALRTADSGYLTRKLVDVAHEVVVRDVDCGTTDYTVMPLGATDERTGEWRTRKSSEIETSIYGRTLSDAVEVDGRTIEAGEMLSLEDVKAITKNAKALQSVFIRTPLNCRVKSGVCQKCYGYDLSQAKPVSMGEAVGVVAAESIGEPGTQLTMRTFHTGGVAGSGGGDITMGLPRVIELFEARKPKTSAAVADRDGVVRIEEDEERYLVRIEADDDQYSSKTAMKISKGLRMIVKDGDRVEAGQPLTRGAINPHDLLLYKDTDAAQRYLVEEVQRVYRSQGVKVHDKHIEVIVRQMLRWVEITDGGDTELLEGQTVERWEVDQANDLLGEGQTPSSWKPVLLGITKSSLTTKSWLSAASFQHTTHVLTEASMKGQVDDLIGLKENVILGKLIPAGTGLQTVRDMQVADERTLEKYGEGSTSTDSVTGNRSYDDTRPGVVNENVTYTN, via the coding sequence ATGAAAGATTTCAACAAAGTTCGTATCGCCATCGCCAGCCCGGAGAAGATCCGCGAGTGGTCGTTCGGTGAGGTTGAAAAGCCCGAAACCATCAACTACCGCACCCTGAAACCCGAGCGCGAGGGTCTGTTCGACGAGCGCATCTTCGGGCCGCAGAAGGACTACGAGTGCGCCTGCGGGAAGTACAAGCGTCAGCGCTACGAGGGCAAGGTCTGCGAGCGCTGCGGCGTGGAAGTCACGAGCAGCAAGGTGCGCCGCTACCGCATGGGTCACATCGACCTCGCGACGCCCGCCGCGCACATCTGGTACGTCAAGGACACGCCCAGCAAGATCGGCACGCTGCTCGACCTCTCGGCCGGTCAGCTGGAGAAGGTGCTGTACTTCAGCTCCTTCCTGGTCACCGACCCCCGCAACGCCCAGAAGGACGGCCGTCCCCTCAAGCGCGGCGAACTGCTGAGCGACGACGAGTACCGTGAACTGCGCTTCGGCCGTCAGGAAACGTACTCCATCCCCAACGGCACCGACGCCGAGATCCGCGACGGCGAGTACGTCACGCGCGGCCAGATCCTGGGCGGCAACGTCGTCAGCAAGATGGACGGCCTGGCGCAGTACCGCTTCCCCCGCCGCGCGATCATCGCGTACAGCGAGGAAGTCGAGGCGACCCTGCCCGTGCCCGCCGAGGCGCTGGTCGAGCAGGACACCTTCCGCGCCGGTGAGATCCTCGCCGAACTGGAAAGCGACGTCACGATCACCGCGCCCATAGACGGCACCGTCGTGCTGCACGAGATGGGCGAGGACAGCGTCATGGTCGAGCTGCGCGAGGGCGTGGACGAGGAAGGCACCCCCAGCGGTGAAGTCCTGGCCCGCGTGTACATCCCGCACGGCATGAACGTGCAGGTCGTGCACGGCGAGATTATCGAGGCCGGCGCTACCCTGGCCGACGCCGCCTCGGGCACCCGCCTGCGCGTCAGCCGCGACAGCCGCCTGTCGGGCGTCACCTTCCCCAAGAAGAAGGGCGACGTGCAGGTCACGGCGCACTGGACGCGCCGCGCCGAGTACCCCATCAACCCCACCATGCACGTCCTGATCGGGGACGGCAGCGAGGTCAAGAAGGGCCAGAAGGTCGTGGGCGCGATCGACAAGGAAGAGGAGATCGTCGCGGACGCCGACGGGACCATCACCCTGCACAACCCCGCCAGCATCATCGTCAGCAAGGCGAAGGTTTACGCGTACAACGACGAGCCCCTCGTCGTGAACGGTGACCGTGTCGAGCCCGGTGACGAACTCGCCGACGGCGGCGACCTGCGCAGCGAGATCAGCGGCCGCATCGAGATCGACCTCGTGCGCAAGCAGGTGCGCGTCATCGAGTCCTACGACTTCGACGCCAAGATGGGCGCCGAGGCCGTCAAGGAACTGCTCGACGACCTGAACCTCGACGAGCTGGAAGTCGAGCTGAACGAGATGATGAAGGACTCCAGCCGCCACAAGCGCGCCAAGGCCCGCAAGCGCCTGGAAGTGACCCGCGCGTTCAAGCGCAGCGGCAACCACCCCAGCTGGATGATCCTGAACACCGTGCCGGTCATGCCCCCGGACCTGCGCCCAATGGTGCAGGTGGACGGCGGCCGCTTCGCGACCTCGGACCTGAACGACCTGTACCGCCGCCTGATCAACCGCAACAACCGCCTGAAGAAGCTCATGAGCCAGGGCGCGCCGGACATGATCATCCGCAACGAGAAGCGCATGCTTCAGGAAGCGGTGGACGCCCTGATCGACAACGGCCGCCGCGGCAGCCCCGTCACGAACCCCGGCTCCGACCGGTCCCTGCGCTCCCTGACCGACCTGCTCGGAGGGAAACAGGGCCGCTTCCGCCAGAACCTGCTGGGTAAACGCGTGGACTACTCCGGCCGAAGCGTGATCGTGGTCGGCCCGCAGCTGAAACTCCACCAGTGTGGGGTGCCCAAGCGCATGGCGCTCGAACTCTTCAAGCCCTTCCTGTTCAAGGTGCTCGAGGAGAAGGGCGAGGTCACGAACATCAAGCAGGCCCGCAAGATGCTCGAACGCTACCGCGACACCCGCGACAGCGTCTGGGACGCCCTGGAAGAGGTCATCGAGGACAAGGTCGTGCTGCTCAACCGCGCGCCCACCCTGCACCGACTGGGCATCCAGGCCTTCGAGCCGGTGCTGGTGGAAGGTCAGTCCATCCAGCTGCACCCGCTGGTCTGTGAAGCCTTCAACGCCGACTTCGACGGCGACCAGATGGCCATCCACGTCCCCCTGAGCGCCCAGGCGCAGGCCGAGGCGCGCATCCAGATGCTCAGCGCGCACAACCTGCTGTCCCCCGCGAACGGCGAGCCGAACGTCAAGCCCAGCCGCGACATCATCCTGGGGATCTTCACCCTGACCCTGCTGCGCAAGGACAACCTCGGCGCGGGCAGCGAATTTGCCGACGAGCAGGCCGCCCTGGCCGCCCTCGAAGGCGGGAAGGTCGCGCTGAACAGCCCGATCGTCGTGGCCGGTCAGGAGACCAGTCCCGGCCGCCTGAAGTACATCTTCAGCAACCCCGACGAGGCCGTCATGGCCGTCGAACGCGGCGAGATCGACCACCAGGACTACGTCCGCATCCGCCTGAACGGCGTCACCTACGACACCAGCGCGGGCCGCGTGATGTTCCGCCGGATCGTGCAGGAAGCCCTGGGCATGCAGGCGCACCTCGTGGACACCCTCGTGAACCTCGAGACCGCCTACGAGAAGGACCACCTCAAGGACATGGTCATGGCGTGCTTCAAGCACCTCGGGATCGAGGCGACCGCCGGGCTGCTCGACGGCCTGAAGGACGCGGGCTTCAAGCTCTCCACGACCTCCGGCATCACCATCGGCATCGACGACATCGTCATCCCGCCCGCCAAGACCGAGATCCTGGCCGAAGCGGACGCCAAGGTCGCCGAGATCGAGCAGAACTTCGAGTTCGGCTTCATGACCGAAGAAGAGCGCTACAAGCAGGTCGTGCAGCTCTGGAACGACACGAAGGACGAAGTCAAGAACGCCATGTTCGACAACTTCGGCAAGAACTACCCCTTCAACCCCCTGTGGATCATGAGCCTCTCCGGCGCCCGTGGTAACGCGCAGCAGATCACGCAGCTCGCCGGAATGCGCGGCCTGATGGCCCGCCCCGACGGCAGCACCATCGAAGTGCCGATCCGCGCCAGCTTCCGCGAGGGTCTGTCGGTGCTGGAATACTTCATCTCCACCCACGGCGCCCGTAAGGGTGGCGCGGACACCGCGCTGCGTACCGCCGACTCCGGCTACCTGACCCGCAAACTGGTCGACGTGGCCCACGAAGTCGTCGTGCGCGACGTGGACTGCGGCACCACCGACTACACCGTCATGCCCCTGGGCGCGACCGACGAGCGCACCGGCGAGTGGCGCACCCGCAAGAGCAGCGAGATCGAGACCAGCATCTACGGCCGCACCCTGTCCGACGCGGTCGAGGTCGACGGGCGCACCATCGAAGCGGGCGAGATGCTCTCCCTGGAAGACGTCAAGGCGATCACCAAGAACGCCAAGGCCCTCCAGAGCGTGTTCATCCGCACGCCCCTGAACTGCCGCGTCAAGAGCGGCGTGTGCCAGAAGTGCTACGGCTACGACCTCTCGCAGGCCAAACCCGTCAGCATGGGCGAAGCGGTCGGCGTCGTCGCCGCCGAATCCATCGGCGAGCCCGGCACGCAGCTCACCATGCGCACCTTCCACACCGGCGGGGTCGCCGGCAGCGGCGGCGGGGACATCACCATGGGTCTGCCCCGCGTGATCGAACTGTTCGAAGCCCGCAAGCCCAAGACCTCGGCGGCCGTGGCCGACCGTGACGGCGTGGTGCGCATCGAGGAAGACGAGGAACGCTACCTCGTGCGCATCGAGGCCGACGACGACCAGTACTCCAGCAAGACCGCCATGAAGATCAGCAAGGGCCTGCGCATGATCGTCAAGGACGGCGACCGCGTCGAAGCCGGTCAGCCCCTCACGCGCGGCGCCATCAACCCGCACGACCTCCTGCTGTACAAGGACACCGACGCCGCCCAGCGCTACCTGGTGGAAGAAGTGCAGCGCGTGTACCGCAGCCAGGGCGTGAAGGTGCACGACAAGCACATCGAAGTCATCGTGCGCCAGATGCTCCGCTGGGTCGAGATCACCGACGGCGGCGACACCGAACTGCTCGAAGGGCAGACCGTGGAACGCTGGGAAGTCGATCAGGCCAATGACCTGCTCGGGGAAGGCCAGACCCCCAGCTCCTGGAAGCCCGTCCTGCTGGGCATCACCAAGAGCAGCCTGACCACCAAGAGCTGGCTGTCCGCCGCGAGCTTCCAGCACACCACCCACGTGCTGACCGAGGCCAGCATGAAGGGCCAAGTCGACGACCTGATCGGCCTGAAGGAGAACGTCATCCTCGGGAAGCTGATTCCCGCCGGGACGGGCCTCCAGACGGTGCGGGACATGCAGGTCGCCGACGAGCGCACCCTCGAGAAGTACGGCGAGGGCAGCACCAGCACGGACTCCGTGACCGGCAACCGCAGCTACGACGACACCCGCCCCGGCGTCGTCAACGAGAACGTCACCTACACCAACTAA